A window from Theobroma cacao cultivar B97-61/B2 chromosome 3, Criollo_cocoa_genome_V2, whole genome shotgun sequence encodes these proteins:
- the LOC18605596 gene encoding mitogen-activated protein kinase kinase kinase YODA: MPSWWGKSSSKEVKKKTSKESFIDTLHRKFKIPSEGKPNSRSGVSRRRCTDTISEKGSQSQAVSRSPSPSKQVSRCQSFAERPLAQPLPLPDLHPAIVGRTDSGISISTKPRQEKGSKSSLFLPLPRPACIRHRPNRNDLDGDFITASVSSECSAESDDPTDSLHRSPQATDYDNGTRTAASSPSSLMLKDHSSTVSQSNSREAKKQTSISLGNNISPKSPKRRPISNHVPNLQVPQHGTFSSAPDSSMSSPSRSPMRAFGTEQLMNSPFWVGKTYTDVTLLGSGHCSSPGSGHNSGHNSMGGDMSGQLFWQQSRGSPEYSPNPSPRMASAGPSSRIHSGAVTPIHPRSAGTATESQTSWHDDGKQQSHRLPLPPVTIPTPSPFSHSNSAATSPSVPRSPGRAENPVNPGSRWKKGKLLGRGTFGHVYVGFNSESGEMCAMKEVTLFSDDAKSKESTKQLMQEISLLSRLWHPNIVQYYGSEKVDDRLYIYLEYVSGGSIYKLLQEYGQLKEPVIRSYTQQILSGLAYLHSKSTVHRDIKGANILVDPNGRVKLADFGMAKHIAGQSCPLSFKGSPYWLAPEVIRNTSGYNLAVDIWSLGCTVLEMATTKPPWSQYEGVAAMFKIGNSKELPPIPDCLPDEGKDFVRQCLQRNPLHRPTAVQLLDHPFVKCAAPLERPIPDPEPPDPTPGVTNGVKALGIGQTRNYSSLDSEQLAVHSSRVSKLHASDVGIPRNVSCPVSPIGSPLLHSRSPQHLNGRMSPSPISSPRTTSGSSTPLTGGNGAIPFGYLKQSAYLQEGFGSMPKPSNGLYVSGSSYHDSNPDIFRGLQSGSHIFSELVPSENDVLGIGRSVHGESYDGQSVLADRVSRQLLKDHATMSPSLDLSPRSPSPSRTGVII, translated from the exons ATGCCTTCATGGTGGGGAAAGTCATCGTCTAAagaagtgaagaagaaaacaagtaAGGAAAGTTTCATTGATACTTTACATCGAAAATTTAAGATTCCATCTGAAGGTAAACCAAACAGTAGATCAGGGGTATCACGAAGACGTTGCACTGACACAATTTCAGAAAAAGGGTCTCAATCCCAAGCAGTATCAAGGTCTCCTTCACCTTCCAAGCAGGTTTCTAGATGTCAAAGTTTTGCTGAAAGGCCTCTTGCTCAACCGCTTCCGCTTCCTGATCTGCACCCTGCAATTGTGGGTCGTACAGATTCTGGAATTAGCATATCAACAAAACCAAGGCAAGAAAAAGGCTCAAAGTCATCATTATTTCTGCCTCTTCCAAGACCTGCATGCATACGTCATAGGCCAAATCGTAATGACCTAGATGGAGATTTCATTACTGCTTCAGTTTCCAGTGAGTGCTCTGCTGAAAGTGATGATCCCACTGACTCACTTCATCGTAGTCCCCAAGCAACTGATTATGACAATGGGACTAGAACTGCTGCAAGCAGCCCTTCCAG TTTGATGCTCAAGGACCATTCCTCTACAGTCAGCCAAAGTAACTCAAGAGAGGCAAAAAAACAGACTAGCATTTCCCTTGGTAATAATATCTCACCAAAATCACCAAAAAGGAGACCTATAAGCAATCATGTGCCAAATCTACAGGTTCCCCAACATGGTACTTTTAGCAGTGCTCCAGACAGCTCCATGTCAAGTCCTTCTAGAAGTCCAATGAGAGCTTTTGGCACAGAACAATTAATGAACTCTCCTTTCTGGGTAGGAAAGACTTATACTGATGTCACTTTACTTGGATCTGGCCATTGCTCCAGTCCTGGTTCAGGTCACAATTCTGGGCATAATTCAATGGGTGGAGATATGTCAGGACAGCTATTTTGGCAACAAAGTAGGGGCAGCCCTGAGTATTCGCCAAATCCAAGTCCTAGAATGGCCAGTGCTGGTCCCAGTTCCAGAATTCATAGTGGTGCTGTCACTCCTATTCATCCTAGATCAGCAGGCACGGCCACTGAGTCACAGACTAGCTGGCATGATGATGGAAAACAACAAAGCCACAGGTTGCCCCTTCCTCCTGTAACAATTCCCACTCCTTCTCCTTTCTCCCATTCAAATTCAGCAGCAACATCTCCCTCTGTGCCACGAAGTCCGGGAAGGGCAGAAAATCCTGTAAACCCTGGCTCACGGTGGAAAAAAGGAAAGCTGCTAGGTAGAGGCACATTTGGTCATGTTTATGTTGGCTTTAACAG TGAAAGTGGTGAAATGTGTGCAATGAAGGAGGTTACATTATTTTCTGATGATGCCAAGTCAAAAGAAAGCACTAAGCAGTTGATGCAG GAAATTTCTTTATTGAGCCGCTTATGGCATCCGAACATTGTGCAATACTATGGGTCTGAAAAG GTAGATGACAGACTTTATATATACCTTGAGTATGTATCTGGTGGGTCTATTTATAAACTTCTCCAGGAGTATGGACAGCTTAAAGAACCAGTAATTCGCAGTTATACTCAACAGATTTTGTCTGGGCTTGCCTACCTACACTCTAAGTCTACTGTCCATAG AGATATTAAAGGAGCAAACATACTTGTAGACCCTAATGGTCGTGTTAAGTTGGCTGACTTTGGGATGGCAAAGCAT ATTGCTGGGCAGTCATGTCCATTGTCATTTAAAGGAAGCCCTTACTGGCTGGCACCTGAG GTTATAAGGAACACAAGTGGTTACAACCTTGCTGTGGATATATGGAGTCTTGGATGCACTGTTTTGGAAATGGCTACAACAAAACCTCCTTGGAGTCAATATGAAGGG GTTGCTGCTATGTTCAAGATTGGGAATAGCAAGGAACTTCCGCCCATTCCAGATTGCCTCCCAGATGAAGGAAAAGATTTTGTGCGGCAATGTTTGCAACGCAACCCACTACATCGTCCTACAGCAGTTCAGCTTTTAGATCACCCATTTGTAAAGTGTGCTGCACCTTTGGAAAGACCTATTCCTGATCCTGAGCCTCCAGATCCAACCCCTGGTGTTACAAATGGGGTGAAAGCTCTG GGCATTGGGCAAACAAGGAATTATTCCTCCTTGGATTCAGAGCAACTTGCAGTTCATTCATCCAGAGTTTCAAAATTGCATGCTAg TGACGTTGGTATTCCAAGGAATGTATCATGCCCCGTTTCACCCATAGGGAGCCCTCTTTTGCATTCAAGGTCACCACAACATCTGAATGGAAGAATGTCTCCTTCTCCCATATCTAGCCCGCGGACCACTTCAGGCTCATCTACACCTTTGACAGGTGGCAATGGTGCTATACCTTTTGGTTACCTGAAACAATCAGCTTACTTGCAAGAGGGTTTTGGAAGCATGCCAAAGCCCTCAAATGGTCTGTATGTCAGTGGCTCCTCTTATCATGATTCAAATCCTGACATTTTCCGGGGATTGCAATCAGGGTCTCATATCTTTTCGGAACTGGTGCCATCAGAAAATGATGTTCTAGGAATTGGAAGGTCAGTTCATGGGGAATCTTATGATGGACAGTCTGTATTGGCTGATCGAGTGTCTCGACAGCTTCTGAAGGATCATGCAACAATGAGCCCATCCCTGGATCTAAGTCCCAGATCTCCTTCACCCAGCAGAACTGGTGTTATTATCTAA
- the LOC18605597 gene encoding putative transporter arsB isoform X2, translating into MLMVIFQVLTVDQAYEAIDLSILGLLFGTMVVSGYLESADAFKYLGKLLTWKSKGAKDLICRICLISAISSAFFTNDTSCMVLTEFVLKIARQKNLPPQPFLLALASSANIGSTATPIGNPQNLVIATQSGISFGEFLTGILPATILGSIVNALLLICMYWNLLSVKIDEEDSAAQFLTGDGVSSHHFSPATMSRLASSSSQGRLPGLEITNVLTSPHVNGSVNLAYHDTLRNRVNSDQGETEIHGFLNGPWESRNSNCSERWKGKLWKSCVYLVVVGMLISLLMGLNMSGTAISAALALMILDFKDAVPCLEKVSYSLLIFFCGMFVTVQGFNKTGIPSALWELMEPYAKIDQVSGMAVLALVILVLSNLVSNVPTVLLLGARMAASAALISTAFEKKAWLILSWVSTVAGNLSLLGSAANLIVCEQACRVPNLGYTLTFWSHLKFGVPSTLLVTAIGLILIKS; encoded by the exons ATGCTGATGGTCATTTTTCAAGTCCTAACTGTTGATCAAGCATATGAAGCAATCGATCTTTCAATCCTTGGTCTACTCTTTGGTACAATGGTTGTCAGTGGATATCTTGAAAGTGCAGATGCATTTAAGTACTTAGGTAAGTTGCTCACATGGAAGAGTAAAGGCGCAAAGGACTTAATTTGCAGAATCTGCTTAATTTCTGCCATTTCAAGTGCTTTCTTCACCAATGACACATCTTGTATGGTTTTGACTgaatttgtgttgaaaattgCAAGGCAGAAGAATCTCCCACCTCAACCTTTCTTACTTGCCCTTGCCTCAAGTGCTAATATTGGATCTACAGCAACTCCTATTGGCAACCCCCAAAACTTGGTTATAGCCACACAGAGTGGGATTTCTTTTGGGGAATTCTTAACCGGAATTCTTCCTGCGACTATACTAGGATCTATTGTCAATGCTCTATTACTTATATGCATGTATTGGAATTTGTTATCTGTTAAGATAGATGAAGAAGATTCAGCTGCACAATTTCTTACTGGGGATGGTGTAAGTTCTCACCATTTTTCACCAGCCACAATGTCACGTTTGGCATCATCAAGCTCTCAAGGACGACTCCCTGGATTGGAAATTACAAATGTGCTAACCTCCCCCCATGTGAATGGCAGTGTGAACTTGGCTTATCATGACACTCTTAGAAACCGTGTAAATTCAGACCAGGGTGAGACTGAGATTCATGGCTTCCTGAATGGTCCCTGGGAGTCAAGGAATTCAAATTGTTCAGAAAGATGGAAAGGGAAGCTGTGGAAATCCTGTGTTTATCTAGTTGTTGTAGGAATGTTGATCTCTTTGCTTATGGGTCTTAATATGTCAGGGACTGCAATTTCTGCTGCACTTGCTCTCATGATTCTTGATTTTAAGGATGCTGTGCCATGCCTGGAGAAG GTATCCTACTCTCTTCTAATTTTCTTCTGCGGGATGTTTGTCACAGTCCAAGGTTTTAATAAAACTGGAATCCCAAGCGCTCTATGGGAGTTAATGGAGCCCTATGCAAAGATTGATCAAGTCAGTGGAATGGCAGTCCTTGCACTTGTCATTCTTGTCCTGTCAAATCTGGTCTCAAATGTGCCCACTG TTCTCTTGCTTGGGGCAAGGATGGCAGCATCAGCAGCATTGATTTCAACAGCCTTTGAGAAGAAAGCATGGCTAATTTTATCTTGGGTCAGTACTGTGGCAGGGAACCTCTCATTATTGGGATCTGCTGCCAACTTGATAGTGTGTGAGCAGGCCTGCCGTGTTCCAAATCTGGGGTACACTTTAACCTTTTGGAGCCATCTCAAATTTGGAGTCCCCTCAACTCTTTTAGTCACTGCCATTGGCTTGATACTGATAAAATCATAG
- the LOC18605597 gene encoding putative transporter arsB isoform X1, which translates to MAMASYVKLILGSIAFAIFWVLAVFPAVPCLPIGRTAGSLLGGMLMVIFQVLTVDQAYEAIDLSILGLLFGTMVVSGYLESADAFKYLGKLLTWKSKGAKDLICRICLISAISSAFFTNDTSCMVLTEFVLKIARQKNLPPQPFLLALASSANIGSTATPIGNPQNLVIATQSGISFGEFLTGILPATILGSIVNALLLICMYWNLLSVKIDEEDSAAQFLTGDGVSSHHFSPATMSRLASSSSQGRLPGLEITNVLTSPHVNGSVNLAYHDTLRNRVNSDQGETEIHGFLNGPWESRNSNCSERWKGKLWKSCVYLVVVGMLISLLMGLNMSGTAISAALALMILDFKDAVPCLEKVSYSLLIFFCGMFVTVQGFNKTGIPSALWELMEPYAKIDQVSGMAVLALVILVLSNLVSNVPTVLLLGARMAASAALISTAFEKKAWLILSWVSTVAGNLSLLGSAANLIVCEQACRVPNLGYTLTFWSHLKFGVPSTLLVTAIGLILIKS; encoded by the exons ATGGCAATGGCGTCTTATGTAAAACTGATTCTAGGCTCAATTGCCTTTGCAATCTTCTGGGTACTGGCAGTTTTTCCTGCTGTTCCATGTCTACCCATCGGGAGGACTGCAGGTTCCCTTTTAGGAGGTATGCTGATGGTCATTTTTCAAGTCCTAACTGTTGATCAAGCATATGAAGCAATCGATCTTTCAATCCTTGGTCTACTCTTTGGTACAATGGTTGTCAGTGGATATCTTGAAAGTGCAGATGCATTTAAGTACTTAGGTAAGTTGCTCACATGGAAGAGTAAAGGCGCAAAGGACTTAATTTGCAGAATCTGCTTAATTTCTGCCATTTCAAGTGCTTTCTTCACCAATGACACATCTTGTATGGTTTTGACTgaatttgtgttgaaaattgCAAGGCAGAAGAATCTCCCACCTCAACCTTTCTTACTTGCCCTTGCCTCAAGTGCTAATATTGGATCTACAGCAACTCCTATTGGCAACCCCCAAAACTTGGTTATAGCCACACAGAGTGGGATTTCTTTTGGGGAATTCTTAACCGGAATTCTTCCTGCGACTATACTAGGATCTATTGTCAATGCTCTATTACTTATATGCATGTATTGGAATTTGTTATCTGTTAAGATAGATGAAGAAGATTCAGCTGCACAATTTCTTACTGGGGATGGTGTAAGTTCTCACCATTTTTCACCAGCCACAATGTCACGTTTGGCATCATCAAGCTCTCAAGGACGACTCCCTGGATTGGAAATTACAAATGTGCTAACCTCCCCCCATGTGAATGGCAGTGTGAACTTGGCTTATCATGACACTCTTAGAAACCGTGTAAATTCAGACCAGGGTGAGACTGAGATTCATGGCTTCCTGAATGGTCCCTGGGAGTCAAGGAATTCAAATTGTTCAGAAAGATGGAAAGGGAAGCTGTGGAAATCCTGTGTTTATCTAGTTGTTGTAGGAATGTTGATCTCTTTGCTTATGGGTCTTAATATGTCAGGGACTGCAATTTCTGCTGCACTTGCTCTCATGATTCTTGATTTTAAGGATGCTGTGCCATGCCTGGAGAAG GTATCCTACTCTCTTCTAATTTTCTTCTGCGGGATGTTTGTCACAGTCCAAGGTTTTAATAAAACTGGAATCCCAAGCGCTCTATGGGAGTTAATGGAGCCCTATGCAAAGATTGATCAAGTCAGTGGAATGGCAGTCCTTGCACTTGTCATTCTTGTCCTGTCAAATCTGGTCTCAAATGTGCCCACTG TTCTCTTGCTTGGGGCAAGGATGGCAGCATCAGCAGCATTGATTTCAACAGCCTTTGAGAAGAAAGCATGGCTAATTTTATCTTGGGTCAGTACTGTGGCAGGGAACCTCTCATTATTGGGATCTGCTGCCAACTTGATAGTGTGTGAGCAGGCCTGCCGTGTTCCAAATCTGGGGTACACTTTAACCTTTTGGAGCCATCTCAAATTTGGAGTCCCCTCAACTCTTTTAGTCACTGCCATTGGCTTGATACTGATAAAATCATAG